Within Ipomoea triloba cultivar NCNSP0323 chromosome 9, ASM357664v1, the genomic segment CAGGCcaatgagaaaataaaattacccaATTTAACTTTGAAACATAATATTAAACTATACATTTTTGTGAATAATAAACTCAATCCAAATCCAGAGTCTAATGTTCAAGCCTCATTGATACTTCTTGATGTGttactattgtaaaattttgaGCTATGGATAAATTTTAATGATACTTTACTACTATAACTTCCAAATATCATCATCACTCATTATCTTTTAAGGTTTCAACTACGAGAAGTTATCCTTCAATATATGAGAAAGATCCAAACCGATTAGTGACTATCGATTGAAACTTGAATTTTGGATTGTCGAAATGACGTTTCCTCTTTGCAATTTTGCCCTAGAGATTTGTTATGCTAATAACCATTTACTTTCAATAGggtaaaagttaataaaaatttaagtatcacaaaaattttcaagtgaaattttgttatatataaataaatttataaaacaagATGGAGAGAGTAAAATTTTATTGGTCAATAGTTTCAATTCAACTGTAATTGTTATCATAAGTATTAATCAAAATTAGTTTGATTTGGTCTATCCAAAATAgtgaaattatataaaaacttCAAATGAAAGTAAAATTAAACTATCACAATTATATATAGAACCCTAAAAAATGCTACATGATATGAATTTTATATTAGCATAACCGCTCAAATcttcatatttattaatttcaCTTGTAAACTACTAAGGCAATCATACTATCTGAAATTATCCATATTTAGCACATATAACATTAGCTCattgtacccaaaaaaaaaaaaacaacattaacATATGATCTTAATTAAGGAAGACTGAAAATAAAGCAGATCATAGATACAACAATAAAACTCTTAAAATAACGATTTTCTAATGAGATTCCATAGAAATTTAACGAGATTAGTCCTAGCTATTTTATAATACGaataaaatgaaaacaaaaagaaaaattattacaatataatCATGAGAAAGAGTAGAAGTGGTAGTCTTGAGGACTTGAGATATACATAGACTTTCGGGAAgagaataattatttttattttaattttatttttatatatcgCGGTTCAACTTAGATTAAACTAATCTTAAAGAGTAATACTAGAGACCtctaatatttttagaaaatattattttttcttttaaattttactcccaatttttattttcctcacaaaattttgatgtttgaCATTTTTATTGGGACCTACAGAATGAagataattaatcattaattgtcacatcatggagtaaaagtgagggagtaaaaataaaaaatatttgtagtaaactcttttaatatttttccttttcaatcCATCCTTCGTGATATGGCGGCATAtaattggtaattaaattttatttttaatttgataaatagtGAAACTAATTAATTCATGATATCGGTGTTAatggtactcaaaaaaattaattcatgataTCCAATGAATAAAAGCGACATTATGagagaaaatattaaaagtaaaatttaggaCGAAAATCCGCTAAGTACGTGTAAAAAATCTTTATAAGAGAGGGAAAATAATGGAAGTCAAAAACATTCGCCGGCAAGACATTTACCGTTGCCGACCCCCTGAGGAATGTTCGTTGATAGTCGTCATACTTCCTTTACTCTCCACTCTCTACCCTGCCCcacctccctctctctctctctctctcttctattCTATATATACAAACTTCAACCGCTTCCTTTCCTCATTCCATTCTCCTCCCATCTCAatatacactaatacacttcTTAACTTCCATCTCTATACATCTCAGCTACTTCCCTGCGTTCGATTCGTCGGTTAATTAACGCATTTCCACTGATCATTAATGGCGGCCGTCTCCACAGTCTCCATGCTCGACTCCACCATGGAAGTTGATAAGCTCACTAACCAAATCTTCTCCATTCTTGAGAACAAATTTCTTTTCGGATGTGACGATCCCATTCAGATGGCGCCGTCGGTTGCCGGCGCCGGAAAGAGCCTTGAGACCGGAAAGGTTCGAGTGCTGTCCATTGATGCCGGCGGATCCACCGACGGAGTCCTGGCCGCGAAATCCTTGGCGCATTTGGAAGAGAGCCTTCGCCGGAAATCCGGGAAGGCGAATGCGCACATTGCCGATTTCTTCGACGTCGTGGCGGGCTCCGGCGTCGGAGGCGTCCTCGCCGCCTTGCTTTTCACCCGCAGGAAGGACGGCGGGCCGCTTTTTACGGCCGAAGAGGCTCTCAGATTCATCGTCGATAACGGCCGTAAAATTTCCCGCGCGGAACCGGCCCGGATTTTCCGGAGGTCGTTCAAACCGTCAAAGGCGTTTAAGAAAGTCTTTGGAGATTTAACTTTAAAGGACACTCTAAAAGCCGTTCTCATCCCCTGCTATGACCTCACCACCGGCGCCCCATTCCTGTTCTCACGCGCCGACGCGCTGGAAATGGACGCGTGCGATTTCCTTATGGCCGACGTTTGCGCCGCAACCGTAGCTAACCGTGCGCTGGAACTTAAGTCGGTGGACGGCAGAACCAAGAACTCCGCCGTCGGCGGCGGCGTCGCCATGAACAACCCCACCGCCGCCGCCCTCACCCACGTCCTCAACAACAAGCACGAGTTCCCTTTCTCCGTCGGCGTCGAAGATTTGCTCGTCGTGTCTTTGGGAAACGGCGAATCGGACTCCATTACCGGAAATCTGAAGACATCCCCTGCATCTTTCGTTAATATCGTCGGAGACGGAGCTGCCGACATGGTAAGttctttttccattttaatatttatttaacttaTAATCCTGTAaatataatagtttattttgaaacactactTTTAATAAACACAATAGCTTATTCTGAAATGCTATTTGAAAATAACAGGTAGATCAAGCTATATCAATGGCTTTTGGAGAGTCCGGGAGCAAAAGCAACTACGTCCGGATTCAAGGCCACGGAATattggggaagaagaaggagaggAAAATGGAGTCGTCGGCGAGCATTGCAGAGGAAATGCTGGCACAGAAGAATGTGGAATCAGTGCTATTCCAAGGGAAGAAGCTCGCCCAGAGTTCAAATCTGGAAAAGCTGGATCTGTTCGCCGGCGAATTGGTGAAGGAACAAGACCGGAGAAAAACCAGTGTTTTACCGGTCGTCGTTTTGAAACAAGCGTCGGCGGCATCTCCGAGGACATCTTCCGCCACCACACTATCCTCAATTTCTTCGtgttaaattaattattcacATCTTACctacattattattatggaaTATTAGGTAactaatcaaatattatattatattaaatattagtaaCTATCCCATATATCCTTTAGAGTAGGTTAGAGTATGGAGTTTGGTCCACCAATTCAATGGACACTGAGTCAAGTTGAGTCGAGTTAAGTTTGCTGCCACTCGAGATGAGCATAAACATCCGAGTTAGTGCTGAGCTAGTGATAAatctctttgttttttgttgtcaaggtttgcctttgtctttctttttattttttacttttttttttttgggattggGTTGCTCTCTAATTGTTAAATGTAAATTAGAGATGAGTGTTGATGAATATGTATATGGTCTCTCTTGAAGTTAAGAGAGAATTTGtttatggcatatatatatgctaagtTTGATGATTGAAATTTATTAATCTTGGTAAATATTCTATTTTGATTCAGTTTTAAGTTTAAGATCTTATAGTGTTGAATtaggattttaaaatttaggataattatgattaaattggttagtAATCGTGTTCACTAGCTTGCATGTTTTTTATGACAgtgagaaaatgatgttaactcaaaaagaaaaaaaaaacaaataaacaaattatgcataataaaattagaataatagagTCCAATGATACTTATAACTTATCCATGAGGATCAGATTCTCAATATTAAGTTCACAATTAAGGTACACGTCCCTACTATACACGTATTTGCGGTCATTATAGTATCATTTCCTGAATTCCTGGCACTCATGCATGCAACGTCTTTTGCCATATATTCCTTGTCAAATTAAGTCTTCAAAGCGAAGGCAAGATCATCTCTTACGTTGATCCCTGTCGGTTGCTACCAATGGATTGGCCGAAGGCAAGATCATCTCTTAGGTTGATCCCTGTCGGTTGCTACCAATGGATTGGCCCAAGATGCTTCACTCCGAGACTCGTTTGTGATGCTTTTGAATTGAATTAAGCTATAATAATCCATTTATTAGGTTGACCCATGTCCATTATTTATCCATCAAATTGTAACTGAAATTGTTTGACCGACATTCATGTAACATGTTATGCTACGCTTTTCTCTTCCtagtgtatttttaaaaaattctaaaacttattgaaatatattccaattaagttaattttgaaatatatatacataataaatataagtattGTAATTGATTCCAATTAAAGCACATAATGGACATGATTAAACATGAGTAACCCCCTGGCCACACTCCTCTCTCTCCATGTCTGGACCACTCTAGACGACAACCAATCCATTCAACTGCATAATTCATATTTGAAAAGTAAACACTGTTTATAACTTGTCTTTGCCTTCAACACTTTCCTTCTATATTTGTCCCACAGATAATATTAACAACATATTTCATTTGTACAGTAGCAGACATGAATTATAATAACtgtaatatatgtaaataaatcgCGGTAATATTGCATAAGATATTTAGCATGTAACCTTAAGAAATTAGTACGATGTTTTAACGATGTACACAACTTTTTGAGGTAGGCAGTTCACCTACAAAGTCAAAGTAATGGCTGAAGTTTAAGGGGCAAGTACATTTTATTTCCCGTCAGTCACGCTCAATTTGTTACGGAGTACCTGTGAACGTGTGCTCGGAGGTATggatgtaaaatttaaaaataataataataataataataataataacttgtgtgagaccatctcacggattATATGTCGGGTCAATATAATTTAAGTCATAGttagttttattttagttcCATTGTGTGTACCTTCTGCAAAAAGAAAAGctccatacatatataaaatatattataatctgATCTTTAATTTACGAAAAAATTTACAGTCACTACTTAAAGgtgaattttgaatataatttaaaatgatgATGGAAATAATTTAGTGGTGTAATGAACGCGGTATGAAATTATAATGAATGCAACTCGAAATGGGTAGTCCACAACTAATCATTAATCAAGCTTGGAGAGTTGGAGTCACTTCAATTTATTTCAGGccaaatattttttgaaaaaaaaaatggtgatatTATTAGTGGGTGGTTGGGTGGAAGATTTGATAGGGCCGGGCTGGGTGCAAGATTTGATAGGGCCGGGTTTGACCCGAAACAAAGGGCAACCAGGTGCTCAACTTTAGTTCATCACCTCTCATCATGCACCAGTCAGCATCATCAACAAAAGATCTCTACTTCTCCACCAATTTTACAAAAAGCGAGCTATCATATATTgtcttccaaaaataataattcggGTTCGAGAGAAGAAACTATTAATAGTGACTCTGAAAACGTGTACATAATAGTGTTGTGTAAAAGTTTATAGATCGTAGTAAAATTCATTCTTAAATAGTCTGTATGTATGTGAATATTAAGTCAGGTTTTGTTTAGCGTCCCATTAACACAGTTAACTAGAATATTATGGggtaaatattttatatttatttttggtttagTTTTCCTTATGAAACTATGACTGTAATTTGTACATTAATTCATTGAAAAAAATACTAGGAAGAGAGGGAGACAAAAATTAGTTGGCATGAAAAGTTTGCAATCAAGTCCAATGACTCCAACCATGTACCTGCTGGGCTGCGCCGACAGTGCAATGTATGTTAACCAACAATTGTTATAACATGAACTTGGTCCACTTTACATTGCAAATTATGAttcaaaagttatatatatgtaattaatatattatatgtccataattaataaattatatgtttgtaaataaattgattacacataatatgttatttaCATATTGTGTCGGTAGTTAACATACTATgtgcattcaatttatttacagtcaCATTGATTAACTTCGGACACAAAATCTGGATGTCATTTTGGATCAGAGTCTACAAATTTGTCGTTAACCAAAGCATATTCCCAAGTCCACAAGGGGTAATTTTTGtccaatttttttcttttttttttagtaatattcAATACCCTACATAGTTGCATGTGATTTGTGATGCTGAAATCTGAATGTTCTTGGAGAAGCAAAAGTGGACAGATTGAGAAAACATCCTAATCAAAGTATAGAACAGCTTCCAACTCTCACCCTATGATAACCAACTTCTAAACATGGTGCAACAAAAATCTTAAAATCCAATTCTAAGATCTAGCATACCACAAAATTTAGGTGGGAACGAGGTTGTAAAACCCGTCTTGATCCTCATCCCACAACAAAAATGCAAGAATGGCAAGCACAGCAACTGAAAATCCACAGATCATTTTGCATTTTGAAGTGTGTTGAGTATACGCACCTTCAGATTTTGTTTCACTTTCAGGTACAGCCTTTGTGAAGCACTGAGATTCAGTATCAGCCAACGCATCTTCTGTCGAAGATGTTGATTCTGATGATTTTCTGTCCCTGTTGTCTTCTCTGCACCTCCTAGGGGACTCCAATTTGCACGAGGAAGGACGACTGGTGTAATGGCGAGTGTTCTTTCCAAGAAAATCCAAGCTTCTATCGTTAAAGATTGCTAAATTTTCAGGTGTAATATGAGAGCGTGACCTCTGAAACACGAAAATAGTCAGTCATTACAACAATGCAAGGCTCATGCAGCATTCATGTTCTTATATATCTCACATACTGATACTACattgcaaaaaaataaataaataaataaataaaaaatgaagccATACCTGAGGACTAGGAGTTCTGTTCCTGATGAATCCATTTCGACCACTTCCTGGGATATACCCTGCAAATACATCACTATAGTCACTGTGATTGCTAGTCAGTTCATCATGTTCAGAGTTCTGAATGGCAATTTGGCGGGCAACATCTGACAAAATTTCTTCTTTAAGGGCACCATTCCCACACCTTCTCCAAAGTCTCCTCTTCGCACTCTTTTGATCATTACCCAAACCTTGAGAGATCAAATTGGTTGAATTCTGGGAGTCGAGTATAGGATCCAACGAAATAAGTGAATCAGCAGTCTCTGATTCGGGTGATGTAGTTATAGGTGACTGATCATCAGATTCACACATATTTCTCCTATGGAAATTCCCTCTACTGTCAAAACTTGAGCCATTGGTTGGCTCGACGTCCTTTTCAAATTTTGAGCCTTTCTCACAGCATATTCTTTTAGCCAATTGAAGTGCTTCAAATGCTGCTCCTCTGACATATTGCATCTTATCTGATTGACACATCCCCAGGTGTTCAATAACCATTCCCAGCTCAGAAAATATGCTTCTGGGATCCAAACACCTCATCAGGGAGGTGATCATAAGAATGGCTAACAAACGCTTTTGAGAATTTCCCTCCCCATTTCCACATCTCAGAACGCATAATCCAGATTGTATCAATAATCTGGCATACGCTTCAACGAGTAAGCTATTGTGTTTAGCCAAAGACATTACGAGGGCCATGTGGGAACTCGCCTGAGCATGCTTTTCCAATGCCCCGGCAACTGTTTGGCAGACCTCATTCACTATCTCATTCGAAGCAAACCGCCAATTGTCTGTCTCTACAAGAGCCTTTAAGCATATAGCAGCCCCAGAAGATAAGCTCTCCTGAGTGGCCAAAAGACAATCTGAAAGGGGCTTGGAAAGCAAGTCAATGATATATCGCTTTTTCTGTTCTGAAGTTGCGGGATCAATCCCATACCTAGCAATAGCTGGAACCACTTTCGAGCAAGCTTGGTGAAGAGCAAACGACCCTGCACTCGATTTCAAGGTCTTGATGATGGTGGCCATGATGTTATCAATCTGAGGGAGGATTTTCGGTCCATGGACACGAGCAAGAACCTCATACAGCGAGATTGTGCATTCACCGGATGAAGTACCTGCCTCCTCGGTCTCAGAAACCTTGGCAAGAAAGAGGGGGATCGCGTTGCTATCCAACTCCCTCGCATATGACTTCAAAGCTTTAATGGCTGATTTTCTACTATCTGCATCCTTGTCAAGATTCTCCAACTCTTTCCTAAGTATAGGGCTTAGACTTCTTCCCATCATTTACCCTAATCAAACCACAataaatttcaaccaaaaaCCACCATTATCATACTCCAAAAACCACATTTTCTTGTACTCAAATTCAGTTAGTCCTACCCCTTAACTGTGATAGCTATCCCTCAGCCCCTATGCCAAATCATTTCTAAACAGTCTACACAGACAGCTTAGTTGGTTCTTGGATGTTAAATTGCAGGCAATGACACAGGATCGAGCCTAGCAGTCACAGTGTGGGATGGTTACACCAATGTGGTGGGCTCCACCAGTTCTTCCACCTAATGGGCCGCTGACTCACGGGGTAATTTATCCCTCCATTATTCTTTTATGGGCAAGATCATTTCTAAACAACCATAACCAGGTATTTCACCAACAAAATTCCCATTCCATTCACCAAGATTTTGCAACGAAATCAGATCAGCATTAGTAAAACTTCAACAAATACAACACACCCactcaaaagaaaatggaaagattCATAAATTCTGTAAGTTCAGAAGCATATATGGAAGTTCGGGTGTTTGTACATAGCTAGCAATCGCTACTAAACAAGATTCAAAAAATCTTGAACTAAACATGGGAAATGGGCATTCGAAATTGGCTAAAAAAAGAGCTTCAACGTCCAAAAGAATCATACCTTTAACCTTTGAGTATCAATGATGAACCCTTCACCATCTCAAGCTTCAACCTCCGGATTGTTGGTTTATCGTCTAAGAATAGCTCATGAATTACCAAAAACTCCGGCCTTTACTAAAATAGTCCTCGAAAATGGGAAAATGGAGATTCTGAAAAGGGAAAGAAATCAAATTGTATTAAAGATTTTATTACAGTGGGGCTATAGTATGGATTGAGCTTCCGCATTTTCGGGCACGAATTTCTGTCTCACTGTCTTCCCTTTGATCAAACTGGAGGGTACCCTTCAATTTCAATTCTTTCTCCTTAATTCCACCGCTATCCTCACCGTTActgtttttttcttcctaatcTTCTTTGTGGAAATCGAACCTCCACATGAGATTACTAACTTTAAATTGGATGGTCTATCACTTGAACTAGTCCCGTTCGGTTATCTTTAGAcatttatgaattattacaTGTGGTGATTATGCACCTTTTAAATTGTGgactattgaggatgctctctgacaattatatacaaattttaaaaacttggaGAAAAAACACAAACATTTACGTCATGTGGCAATTatattcaaactttttaaatagagtaaaaaaattacaaatatttgtgtttTGTAACAATTACATCCATTTATgtataaacataattaaaatcTCTAAACTTTGTCaagttaatataaaatatttgtattttgtaacatttataatttaCAACCCAATGCATGAGCAAATCAAATTTCACATGGATTACTAGAGTTTGcgcataaaatatttttaaaaaaattataatgtaacattactttaaaaaaaaaacataatatatgaaaaatatatactttaaaCAAGTATAGGGGATCGAACCCAAACACCCTTGCAGGAAGTTTAGACCACTAGCTACACCAAACCATGAGAAATGTACTAATCAAATACTCCGTAGTTGATGTGCAAAGGAAGTATGTCGCCCCTCTTTTATAGTGTTAAAGAATCTCCCTCGTCTTATCAAGTAGATGATGGGTATATGTTATTCGTGCTTACCATTCATGTGTACATCTCTTGCCCCATGTCTTCACCCACGTCTCCATCCAGCTTCTCACCTCCCATGTCTTCACCCACATACGACATACCACCTCCACACTCCCAGAGACGTCACTGATGCACCGGGGTGGGGGCGCTCGGCTCCCGCTGACCACACCACGACTCGAGGAATTTGGCGGACTTATCTCATCGACCATGCATGTGGCGGTAAGTATGGCCCGATCACTACCCCTCCATATCGCATGCGTATTTACACCTATGTATGTCTTCACCACCACGAGTCCACGACCCCCTCCCCATCACTAGAGGGGGCGCTCAACCCCCACTGCCCACTACACGCCGTATTTCGAGGTCACCAGTCATCCAATAGCCATCCATGGTTTCACTACTATGTTGCCAGCACCATAGTATAGCTAGGTTGTCGTGTTTCCATACACAATACATATAATAGCTTCGCGTGTTTAGGTTTGTAACGTCATAATGGAGGTCTCGCCCCTGAACTCACGGGGTGATTTATCTGTCCACTATATATCCTTTAATGGGCAATATCATTTTAAACAACCATAACTGGGTATTtcaccaacaaattaaaattcccATTCCGTTCACCAAGATTAATTTTGCAATAAAATCATATCAGCATTAGTAAAACTTCACCAAATACAACACACCCATGCACTCATAAAATAAATGGGAAGATTCATAAATTCTGCAAGTTCAAATGCATCaagaaaattgaataattttagagttatatgttacaATTGAATACAATTGTTACAAAATACAAGAGTTTATACTTTCcactaaatttttaaatgtttaaatataattatcacaATATAAAGATCTGAGTTTTTTACATCAACTTTAAAGATCTGAATATAAGTGCAAGGTTTAGAATTTAGccaacaatattttaaaatataataaaatataattttattaaatactcTGTATACAATATCGTGACACCTGACCTTAAGATAGTAATAAACCAAACACCATGCATGAATCAAGAAAGTCAACGACGATTGAATAATGATGTCAGCAATGATGTCACatcccttttatttttatttttttttctagaggAGATAAATTACAAGTTGTTATTTCA encodes:
- the LOC116028726 gene encoding patatin-like protein 6: MAAVSTVSMLDSTMEVDKLTNQIFSILENKFLFGCDDPIQMAPSVAGAGKSLETGKVRVLSIDAGGSTDGVLAAKSLAHLEESLRRKSGKANAHIADFFDVVAGSGVGGVLAALLFTRRKDGGPLFTAEEALRFIVDNGRKISRAEPARIFRRSFKPSKAFKKVFGDLTLKDTLKAVLIPCYDLTTGAPFLFSRADALEMDACDFLMADVCAATVANRALELKSVDGRTKNSAVGGGVAMNNPTAAALTHVLNNKHEFPFSVGVEDLLVVSLGNGESDSITGNLKTSPASFVNIVGDGAADMVDQAISMAFGESGSKSNYVRIQGHGILGKKKERKMESSASIAEEMLAQKNVESVLFQGKKLAQSSNLEKLDLFAGELVKEQDRRKTSVLPVVVLKQASAASPRTSSATTLSSISSC
- the LOC116030787 gene encoding protein SINE1-like, which translates into the protein MMGRSLSPILRKELENLDKDADSRKSAIKALKSYARELDSNAIPLFLAKVSETEEAGTSSGECTISLYEVLARVHGPKILPQIDNIMATIIKTLKSSAGSFALHQACSKVVPAIARYGIDPATSEQKKRYIIDLLSKPLSDCLLATQESLSSGAAICLKALVETDNWRFASNEIVNEVCQTVAGALEKHAQASSHMALVMSLAKHNSLLVEAYARLLIQSGLCVLRCGNGEGNSQKRLLAILMITSLMRCLDPRSIFSELGMVIEHLGMCQSDKMQYVRGAAFEALQLAKRICCEKGSKFEKDVEPTNGSSFDSRGNFHRRNMCESDDQSPITTSPESETADSLISLDPILDSQNSTNLISQGLGNDQKSAKRRLWRRCGNGALKEEILSDVARQIAIQNSEHDELTSNHSDYSDVFAGYIPGSGRNGFIRNRTPSPQRSRSHITPENLAIFNDRSLDFLGKNTRHYTSRPSSCKLESPRRCREDNRDRKSSESTSSTEDALADTESQCFTKAVPESETKSEGAYTQHTSKCKMICGFSVAVLAILAFLLWDEDQDGFYNLVPT